A genome region from Ahaetulla prasina isolate Xishuangbanna chromosome 8, ASM2864084v1, whole genome shotgun sequence includes the following:
- the HAND2 gene encoding heart- and neural crest derivatives-expressed protein 2: protein MSLVGGFPHHSVVHHDGYPFAAAAAAAAAAAAAASSRCSHEENPYFHGWLISSHPSEMSPPDYSMALSYSPEYANGAPGLEHPHHYVGGVAPPGSGGGPPGLGGGPRPVKRRGTANRKERRRTQSINSAFAELRECIPNVPADTKLSKIKTLRLATSYIAYLMDLLAKDDANGEAEAFKAEIKKTDLKEDKRKKELNEILKSTVSSSDKKTKGRTGWPQHVWALELKQ, encoded by the exons ATGAGTTTGGTAGGTGGCTTCCCCCACCATTCGGTGGTCCACCATGACGGCTACCCTTTCGCCGccgccgcagcagcagcagccgccgccgccgccgccgcctccagcCGCTGCAGCCACGAGGAGAACCCCTACTTCCACGGCTGGTTGATCAGCAGCCACCCTTCGGAGATGTCCCCGCCCGACTACAGCATGGCGCTCTCGTACAGCCCCGAGTACGCCAACGGAGCGCCAGGCCTGGAGCATCCCCACCACTACGTGGGCGGCGTGGCTCCCCCTGGTAGTGGCGGCGGGCCGCCGGGCTTGGGGGGCGGCCCCCGGCCGGTCAAACGGCGTGGCACGGCCAACCGCAAGGAGCGGCGCAGGACTCAGAGCATCAACAGCGCCTTCGCCGAGCTGCGCGAGTGCATCCCCAACGTCCCGGCCGACACCAAGCTCTCCAAGATCAAGACGCTGCGTTTGGCCACCAGCTACATCGCCTACCTCATGGACCTCCTGGCCAAGGACGACGCCAACGGCGAGGCCGAGGCCTTCAAGGCTGAGATCAAGAAGACCGACCTCAAGGAGGACAAGAGGAAGAAGGAGCTG AACGAGATCTTGAAAAGCACAGTGAGCAGCAGCGACAAGAAAACCAAgggaaggactggctggccccagcatGTTTGGGCTCTGGAGCTCAAGCAGTGA